The sequence GCTCCCACGCCACTTCAAGGTGCCTCTTAGCTGGGATTGCCCATCCATTAAAGAGGGGAAGGGGCTCGTGTTCATCTCTGAAGCACCCGGCTGGGTTTCGCCAGTGTCATCCCACAGTGATGACCACAGACCATCCTAATGCAGagccagggaaactgaggctggggttgggggactGCTCTCTGAGGGTCCTGCTGCCCGGCCATTTGGCCCCATCCGTACCACCCGACTCTCCACCCCCGACTCTCACAACTGCCCCTTCCTTCCTGGTGCTGTAGGTCTCGGCGCGGAAGATGGCCGGCGGCGTGGACGGCCCCATCGGGATCCCGTTCCCCGACCACAGCAGTGACATCCTGAGCGGGCTCAACGAGCAGCGGACGCAGGGCCTGCTGTGTGACGTGGTGATCCTGGTAGAGGGCCGCGAGTTCCCCACGCACCGCTCGGTGCTAGCCGCCTGCAGCCAGTACTTCAAGAAGTTGTTCACATCAGGCGCCGTGGTGGACCAGCAGAACGTGTACGAGATCGACTTTGTCAGCGCTGAGGCGCTCACGGCCCTCATGGACTTCGCCTACACGGCCACACTCACTGTCAGCACGGCCAACGTGGGCGACATCCTCAGTGCTGCCCGCCTGCTCGAGATCCCCGCTGTGAGCCACGTGTGCGCTGACCTCCTCGACCGGCAGATCCTGGCAGCCGACGCAGGCGCCGATGCCGGGCAGCTGGACCTCGTAGATCAAATTGATCAGCGAAACCTCCTTCGCGCCAAGGAGTACCTCGAGTTCTTCCAGACCAATCCCATGAACAGCCTGCCCGCCACCGCGGCTGCCTCCTTCCCATGGTCTGCCTTTGGCGCATCCGACGATGACCTGGATGCCACCAAGGAGGCTGTGGCGGCCGCCGTGGCTGCCGTGGCTGCTGGCGACTGCAATGGCTTGGATTTCTACGGGCCCGGCCCCCCGGCTGAGCGGCCCTCGGCCGGGGATGGGGATGAGGGCGACAGCAACCCAGGTCTGTGGCCAGAGCGGGATGAGGACGCCCCGGCAGGGGGCCTCTTCCCAACCCCTGTGGTCCCGCCATCCACCGCCACGCAGAACGGCCACTACGGccggggcggggaggaggaggcagcctcACTGTCGGAGGCAGCCCCGGAGCCAGGCGACTCTCCGGGTTTCCTGTCGGGCGCGGCTGAGGGCGAGGATGCGGACGGGGCTGACGCGGACGGGCTGGCGGCCAGCACGCTGCTGCAGCAGATGATGTCGTCGGTGGGCCGGGCGGGGGCGACCACAGCGGGGGACAGCGACGAGGAGTCACGGGCGGACGACAAAGGTGTTGTGGACTACTACCTGAAGTACTTCAGCGGCGCCCACGACGGGGACGTCTACCCGGCCTGGTCACAGAAGGTGGAGAAGAAGATCCGGGCCAAGGCCTTCCAGAAGTGCCCCATCTGCGAGAAGGTCATCCAGGGTGCCGGCAAGCTGCCGCGCCACATCCGGACCcacacgggcgagaagccctACGAATGTAACATCTGCAAGGTCCGATTCACCAGGTGAGTTGGCGCCTCCGTGGTGGGGAGTTGGGGTGCTTCCCGGGGGCCCCTGGTCCA is a genomic window of Ovis canadensis isolate MfBH-ARS-UI-01 breed Bighorn chromosome 5, ARS-UI_OviCan_v2, whole genome shotgun sequence containing:
- the ZBTB7A gene encoding zinc finger and BTB domain-containing protein 7A, with the translated sequence MAGGVDGPIGIPFPDHSSDILSGLNEQRTQGLLCDVVILVEGREFPTHRSVLAACSQYFKKLFTSGAVVDQQNVYEIDFVSAEALTALMDFAYTATLTVSTANVGDILSAARLLEIPAVSHVCADLLDRQILAADAGADAGQLDLVDQIDQRNLLRAKEYLEFFQTNPMNSLPATAAASFPWSAFGASDDDLDATKEAVAAAVAAVAAGDCNGLDFYGPGPPAERPSAGDGDEGDSNPGLWPERDEDAPAGGLFPTPVVPPSTATQNGHYGRGGEEEAASLSEAAPEPGDSPGFLSGAAEGEDADGADADGLAASTLLQQMMSSVGRAGATTAGDSDEESRADDKGVVDYYLKYFSGAHDGDVYPAWSQKVEKKIRAKAFQKCPICEKVIQGAGKLPRHIRTHTGEKPYECNICKVRFTRQDKLKVHMRKHTGEKPYLCQQCGAAFAHNYDLKNHMRVHTGLRPYQCDSCCKTFVRSDHLHRHLKKDGCNGVPSRRGRKPRVRGGALGGPDPAPASGAPAPPPPGAPAPPGSPEDDTAAAARRNGQEKHFKDEDEEEDEASPDGLGRLNVASAAGGGDGGSRATTADGSFAAGLA